Within the Setaria viridis chromosome 3, Setaria_viridis_v4.0, whole genome shotgun sequence genome, the region ttggCTTATAGCTTAATTCATGCAATGCTACATGTCATAGATCTGACTGATGTACAAGTATGTTTTGAAATATACATTGCATCAGcatatatttgcaattgagaaAAAACACTATTAAAACATAAATTGCAAATGATGAAAACGTTCTCAACTGTTTGATGAGCAACTAGAGTACACCTATGCATTGGCcgatgaactggtatagaatttgATGCACCTCTTCGGTTCAACCATGTATAAGAGTTCCTTTCTGTTTGGAAGTTATCTGATAGCTTTTTCTTTATGCAGAGTGTGGAGGAAGCAGAATGTCGGAGGGCATATGATTCTGCTGTGGACGCTTACAATTCTTCATTTGACCAGAAAAAACAAGTTGAAGAGGTAGGATTGCTAATAAGTGAGTTGTTGTAGTTTCTCATTTGAACTTTCTGGAATTTTTTTTGACCTGTGGGCATTCGCAGGATTCTTTGAGAGAAGCACACGAAGATGCAATGAGGAAGGCTATCAGTGCTTTTAATGCTTCTGCTGTGGGTGCTGGGCCAGCTCGTTCAAAATTTGAAAAGCTTCTTCACAGTTCTCTCAGGAAGGCCTTTGAGGTGGCATTATTATTAGTCATCACTGCTTTAAGTCAGCATGTGTTTTTATTACTGTCTTTTACATGAACCATTGATAAATGCCTGCCAATTGTTGAAGTAATTTATGAGTTGGTAGACTAACTGATAAGCACATGAATGCAGGATTACAAAAGGAATGCTTTTCTGGAGGCTGATTTGCAATGTTCAAACCGAGTACAGAACATGGAATCAAAGGTGCGGGCAGCATGTAACCGTCCTGATGCAAAGTTAGATGATGTCGTCAGGGTAAGGAAACTGCAAACCTCTCTGCTGGTGTACATAATCAACAAGAACCTCATTCTTCATTATTGTTTATGTTAATGTCCTTTTTGTTGGATTAACTGCAGCTCCTTGATGGCCTGCTCACAGAGTATGAGTCAATGGCCTATGGTCCTGGGAAATGGAAAAGGCTAGCCACATTCCTACAGCAGTGGTAGGCACCTCTTCATTAGTCTTATTGTTGATCGATGTGAAATGATGATCTCACACAGCCATTTTATTCTTTTGCTGGAATGATCACTGCAGTTTGGCTGGGCCCGTGCTAGACCTTTTCAGAAGGCAGTTGGAGCATATAGACGCTGAAAGAAATGCCCTAAGATTGAAATGCAATTCGAGCGATGATAAGTTGGCATTGCTCAGGAAGCAGCTTGAAGCGAGTGAGGGCCACAGAGCTGAATACTTGAGGCGCTATGAAGAAGTTATCAATGATAAGCAGAAAATTTCAAAGGATTACTCCGTTCGTATTACTGAACTTCAGGCCAAGGGTAGCAAGTTGGAAGAGCGGTGTATGAGCTTGTCTTCTTCTCTTGAAACTGCAAAACGGGAATCCAATGATTGGAAGAGCAAGTATGATCACATTATTTTGCAGCAAAAGGCAGATGAGAGCAAGTTGAAATCTCAAATTGCTTCCCTGGAGTCTAGGGTAAGTATCAGTGAGGGCAGATTATCTGCAACACGAGAACAGGCTGAGTCTGCTCAAGAGGAAGCATCAGAGTGGAAACGCAAATATGAAGTTGCTGTTAGTGAGGCCAAAACAGCTCTGCAGAGAGCGGCTGTAGCACAGGAACGTACAAACAAGAAAGTGCAAGAGAGGGAAGATGCTTTGAGGGCAGAACTTGCTAACCAACTATCTGAGAAGGTTATAATTTCTCTCGATGTTATGCATTATTGATTTAGGGGGGAAAGTTATGATGCATTCTTTGATTTAGGGGGAAAAGTTATGATCCATTCAATGTTATTTTTCTTCCAAGCTGTATGTATATGTGCTCGGTCACTTAACTTTTGCTTGTTATGGTGTAACAGGAAGAGGAAATTTCAAGATTAAGCGCTAAAGTTAGCCAAACCGAAATTCATGCTACAAGTTTGATCTCAAGGCTTGAGGTCTGTCTGGCTCaccctctctcttctccctctccctccctgtCAACATAATCTCATTTTGCTAATGATCAAATTCAGGCCACTGAAGCAAAGTTGAAGAGCCATGAGTCAGATTCTCTGGCTTTGAAGGAAGAGATCAGATTGTTGACTGATAACCTGGAGTCTATTAGAAGTGAAGTTCTTTCACGTGAGAAGGAAGTGAGGATCCTGGAACAAGAAAAGAACCATCTTCAGGAGAAGTATTTGGCGGAGTGCAAAAAGTTTGATGAGACAGACATTAGATGCAAGGAAGCTGAAAGGGAGGCCAGACGAGCAACGGAATTGGCTGACGTAGCTCGTgcagaagctgctgctgctcaaaAGGATAAGGGTGAAGCTCAGAGGCTTGCAATGGAGAGACTTGCACTGATAGAAAGAATGGAGCGGCAGGTTGAGGCTCTAGAAAGAGACAAGGTTAAGATGGTGGAAGAGGTTGAGAAACTTCATCAGTCAGAGAAGGATGCTGTGTCCAAGGTCGCATTGCTTGAAAAAAGTGTTGATGAACGTGAAAAAGAGATTGATGAGATGTTGAAACGGAATAACCAGCAAAGATCCAGCACGGTCCAGGTGCTTGAGAGCCTGCTGGCAACAGAGCGTGAAGCTTGTGCTGAGGCTAATAAGAGAGCTGAGGCTTTGTCATTGCAGTTGCAAGCAACTCAAGGCAAACTTGACATGCTTCAACAAGAGCTGACATCAGTTCAGCTCAATGAGACTGCACTCGATAGCAAGCTCAAGACCTCTGCGAGACGCTTGAGGGGTGAAGCTACCGAGTCTGTCCATGATATGGATATCGACAATGACAACAATGGGAGGCGTAGGAAACGATCAAAAAGCACAACAAGCCCATTCAAGAACAATCACACAGAGGACGGTGGATCTGTGTTCATTGGTGAAGATACCTACACTGGGAGCCAGCAAGGGACAGAGACTGAAGACTATACCAAATTCACTGTGCAGAAACTGAAGCAGGAGCTCACCAAGCACGGGTTTGGTGCTCAACTGCTCCAGTTGAAAAATCCTAACAAGAAGGACATCGTCGCCTTATACGAAAAGAATGTTGTCGGCAAGTAGTAGTTCCTCGGCAACACTCTTGAGATTCGTGCTTAGACTATCCTGTAGCGTTGGATGTTATTGACACGATTCAGATGGAAGTGAAACAAAGCATGTAACTTAGTTAAAACTCTGTTTTGTGTGTTTCTCCAATGGTGCTGTTCATTTTAGCGTGCATCATTGGCAAGCACTTGTATCAGTTTGCCCTTCACAGTTAGGACGTGTGTTTGAGAAGTTCGTCATTTCGTACGTGGTGCTGTAGGTGAGATTGAACTATCCGAAAGTTCAAACTTGAAGAAATGAACTGATTGAATCTTCAGAGCAGCATGGCTTCTTTTTCATATCCGTGAATGATTTGTGTATACAAAGTACTACGATGGAATAACTGCATGTGATGAGGAATATATATTGAAAAAGGCATGTTAAACGAAACAGTTTTAATAGTTCATAAGCAACGTCAAGTTAGACTGCAAAGAACATGATATCTTTCTACAGTCACAGCATAATGTATCTTCACTTGTGCTGTAGTTTTTCAGGCCATGGACAAATACCCTGATGACATGACCTGCTCCTAAATCCCTATTTAGTCTCCGATTCCGAATTGAATATGTTCTTGTTACTCACGTCCTGAATTCTTGATTCAAGGGCCAAAGGTAGCCCTTGCTGCATGCACTGCGAAGTTAGGCATGAAGTGAgctgcagcaggagcaggaggtaCCCTGTTATTCGGGACCCCCTGGCCGTACCCCATCATTGTTCCTGGGTTGTAGAACTGATCGACACCGTTTGCTTCCCTGAGAACGCTGCCACCCTGTTGATGGCCGCCAAGAGCATGCGCATTGCTGTTGGCGACGGCGTTGGCGGCAACGGCCTCCTTGGCCGCCGTGGAGCCGCACTGCCTGGGCTGCGTCTGGAAGAAGACCTTGGAGACGacgagctcgccgtcgcgctcctcctcgtcggagCCGAGGTGGTACTGGTGCATCACCCAGTTGGTCTTCTCGGGCTTGCGCTGCTTGCCGTAGTTGGTGTAGAGCACCAGGATCTTCTTGTACCCGCGGGGCCTGCCGTTAGACAGCACCGGCCGCGTCTTGCCGGTCTTGTGCCACCGcgtctcgccgccggcgccgctggcgccgtcgtccccgtcgccgctgtGCACCTTCCGCCGCTTCCTCGTCCCCGTCGTGTAGGCCCTTGACGGCCGGTGGAAGAAGTGCCGGACGAGCCCGTCCTTGTTCACGCCTGAAACACAGTAGCGCGCACATGCTGACATGCAACACACATCGATCGGTACATGATGCAAAACGTGTGCGTACGTACCGGGGAGCCTCTCGGGGTGCGTGTAGCAGATGCCGTTCTCGCCCTCGATGGTGGGGATGAACTCGTCGACGAGGGGGTGGAGCCTCCGCGAGTCCGGCCTCGCCTTGCCCTCCAAGtgctccagaagctcctggtCCGTCGGATCGAACTTCACGCCGGCCGGCAGCCCCGGCAAGTCCTGGATCGTGGTGGTCTCCTGCAGAAAAATTGAGGATGGTCATCCACTCATCCATGTCATCACCGACATGGCGCAAAGCCCACTAGCTACTGGACCCTGTtttggatgcatgcatgttttcGTTCGTCGCAGAAAGATGAGATTAGCATGAACTGTTTCCAAGCTGCAACTAACGTCCGTATACAAAGAAAGAACTCAGACGAGCTGAGGTTCCTTCTGATGGCCTGATCTGTCGTTCTTAGTGGATATGCAACTCAGCACCACCAAGCTACCGCATAGACGAGACCTACACATGGGCACGCGTGCAGCTAGCGTGCGTACGTATATTTACCTGTTCATACTGCGCGCGGTGGCCGCAGGACGGGCACATCTTGACGAGGACGGCGAGCGACGCGGCCGCCTTCTTccccgcggcggccacggcggcggccggggacagGCTGCTCTCCACGTCGTTGAAGCCAttgcaccacgtcatcctcGCGAGACGAAGCTAGCGACTAGGGCGGGTGTGCGTGCCTCGATCTCTATAACACCCCCATGACAGGGGCGGCAAAGCTTAGCTCGCCGCCTCGGCTGGGGTTGAATATAATGCAGGGTTAAAAGAAGACGACGAGACCGGCTGGACTCTAGAGACAGTATGTAGAggtgtggagagagagagagacggcaGGGATCGGAGAGGGAGCAACAAACAAAGGGGGTTGGTCAAGGAAAGAGAACCGAGGCCCGGGAGGGAGAGAAAAGGAGGAAGCCGCCGCTAGCCTGCTAGCTAGCTTGTCCCTGTTAAAAGCTACCCGCGATCACACACACCACCGTACATACACTGACCGCCTCAGTGACTTGTCCATCTCCAGCCGGCCGGTACGAACAGTGCACGCACGTTCGCATCAACTACTTTCCGATCGATCGCCGTGGTTGGTTTCCCAACAAGACGATCGAGAGCTCGAGGCACTAGGCGTCAGCACGACAGAGCTAGGCTAAGCTAGGGATCGACGAGCCACGATCGGTCGAGAGACGATGCATGTAGTCTACTAGCCGGCTTCGTTTTCTCTTCTTTAATTTTATGTTGTTTGGGGCAATAATGTGCGTGTACGCAAGAAACACATGagcaagcttttttttttttaaaaaagaagaacataagcaagctaggaggaggaggatataCAACAGTAGGTGGATGATGGCATGTGTTGCTTGGTCCTCACGTATAGGCACCGCAAATCCTTCCGTATACGTGAGAAGGAAACCAGGgccggcgcccgcccggccggATTCTCTGCGCCGGCCGGGCCCCAGCCCCCAGCCCTCCctgctcgcgcgcgcgcgcggcccccACGGCGCCGGCGATCTAGTTGCTGCAGGGGCAGGGACTGACCAACCCCGTGCGGGCCATCTGATGAACTCCTTGCAACTTGTCTTGATGATTCTCTTTTTTCCCCCACAGAAGTTAATGAACGAAGCAGAGTACAACACTTCGTACACATGCATTTCACCATTTGGCAAGATGCATGCGTGAATGCGATCGAGGTTGTTGAGGGGCCTCGTACTTTCGCCGCGCCCGTGGTAAGAGCATGA harbors:
- the LOC117848501 gene encoding uncharacterized protein; protein product: MLQMLGLRGGAGGGSPSAGDATPARNGDGGAAAGPARPLRLVYCDEKGKFVMDPEAVAALKLVKGPVGVVSVCGRARQGKSFVLNQLLGRSSGFQVASTHRPCTKGLWMWSAPLKRTSLDGTEYSLVLLDTEGIDAYDQTGTYSIQIFSLAVLLSSMFIYNQMGGIDESALDRLSLVTQMTKHIRVRASGGRSTASELGQFSPVFVWLLRDFYLDLTEDNRKITPRDYLELALRPVQGGGRDVSAKNAIRESIRALFPDRECFTLVRPVNNEKDLQRLDQLPLTNFRPEFRSGLDAFTKFVLDRTRPKQLGASTMTGPILAGLTQSFLDAINSGAVPTISSSWQSVEEAECRRAYDSAVDAYNSSFDQKKQVEEDSLREAHEDAMRKAISAFNASAVGAGPARSKFEKLLHSSLRKAFEDYKRNAFLEADLQCSNRVQNMESKVRAACNRPDAKLDDVVRLLDGLLTEYESMAYGPGKWKRLATFLQQCLAGPVLDLFRRQLEHIDAERNALRLKCNSSDDKLALLRKQLEASEGHRAEYLRRYEEVINDKQKISKDYSVRITELQAKGSKLEERCMSLSSSLETAKRESNDWKSKYDHIILQQKADESKLKSQIASLESRVSISEGRLSATREQAESAQEEASEWKRKYEVAVSEAKTALQRAAVAQERTNKKVQEREDALRAELANQLSEKEEEISRLSAKVSQTEIHATSLISRLEATEAKLKSHESDSLALKEEIRLLTDNLESIRSEVLSREKEVRILEQEKNHLQEKYLAECKKFDETDIRCKEAEREARRATELADVARAEAAAAQKDKGEAQRLAMERLALIERMERQVEALERDKVKMVEEVEKLHQSEKDAVSKVALLEKSVDEREKEIDEMLKRNNQQRSSTVQVLESLLATEREACAEANKRAEALSLQLQATQGKLDMLQQELTSVQLNETALDSKLKTSARRLRGEATESVHDMDIDNDNNGRRRKRSKSTTSPFKNNHTEDGGSVFIGEDTYTGSQQGTETEDYTKFTVQKLKQELTKHGFGAQLLQLKNPNKKDIVALYEKNVVGK
- the LOC117848502 gene encoding NAC domain-containing protein 73, whose protein sequence is MTWCNGFNDVESSLSPAAAVAAAGKKAAASLAVLVKMCPSCGHRAQYEQETTTIQDLPGLPAGVKFDPTDQELLEHLEGKARPDSRRLHPLVDEFIPTIEGENGICYTHPERLPGVNKDGLVRHFFHRPSRAYTTGTRKRRKVHSGDGDDGASGAGGETRWHKTGKTRPVLSNGRPRGYKKILVLYTNYGKQRKPEKTNWVMHQYHLGSDEEERDGELVVSKVFFQTQPRQCGSTAAKEAVAANAVANSNAHALGGHQQGGSVLREANGVDQFYNPGTMMGYGQGVPNNRVPPAPAAAHFMPNFAVHAARATFGP